From Herbaspirillum sp. WKF16:
TGGGCGAACAGCTGGTGGAGCAACTGGTGGACAGCAACATCGTCACCACGCCTGCCGACCTGTACCGCCTTGGGCTGCTGGCCCTGGCCACGCTTGACCGCATGGCCGAGAAGTCGGCGCAGAACGTGCTGGCCGCGCTGCAGAAGTCCAAGGACACCACGCTGGCGCGCTTCATCTATGCGCTGGGCATCCGCCACGTCGGCGAGGCCACGGCCAAGGAGCTGGCGCGCCATTTCGGCGGCCTCGACAAGATCCTGGCCGCCAGCGAGGAGCAATTGCTGGAGGTGGCCGATATCGGCCCGGTGGTGGCCGCATCCATCCGCGCCTTCTTCAGCGATGCGATGAATGTCGAGCTGGTGGAACAACTGCGCGCCGTAGGCGTACACTGGCCGGAGAGCGAGGGCGCCGACAGCGGCCCCAAGCATCTGGCCGGCAAGACCTTCGTGCTGACCGGCACGCTGCCCAACATGTCGCGCGACGAGGCCGCGCGGCTGGTCGAGGCGGCCGGCGGCAAGGTGGCCGGCTCGGTGTCGAAGAAGACCAGCTATGTGGTGGCCGGCGCCGAGGCCGGCAGCAAGCTGGCCAAGGCGGAAGAGCTGGGCGTGCCCATCCTGGATGAGGACGGTCTCAAGGCGCTGTGCGCCGGGGCCGGGCAGGACGCCCCGTCAGGCTCATGATGTCCATGAGGCCTTCGGTTTGTTGTCGAATTTGAATCAGGGCGTCCGGTTTGTCCGGGCGCTTGAATGAATAACACTTCCCCATGGAGCAATGATGATCAAGAGGATCAAGAAAGCCGTTTTCCCCGTCGCCGGCCTTGGCAGCCGCTTCCTGCCCGCCACCAAGGCGCAGCCCAAGGAAATGCTGCCCATCGTCGACAAGCCGCTGATCCACTACGCGGTGGAAGAGGCGGTGGCCGCCGGCATCACCGAAATGGTTTTCATCACCGGCCGCAACAAGCGCGCCATCGAGGATCACTTCGACAAGGCCTATGAGCTGGAAAGTGAACTGGAAGCCGCCGGCAAGCAAAAGCTGCTGGAGATCGTGCAAAACGTGGTGCCCAAGAACGTGAATTGCATTTTCATCCGCCAGTCGACCCCGCTGGGCCTGGGCCACGCCGTGCTGTGCGCGCGGCCGGTGGTGGGCGAGGAGCCCTTCGCCGTGCTGCTGGCGGACGATTTCATGGACACCGACCCCGGCGTCAAGCCTGTGCTGGCGCAGATGACCGACATCTATACGCGCGAAGGCATGAGCATGCTGGCGGTGCAGGAAGTGCCCCGGGCCGAGACCAAGCAGTACGGCATCGTCAGCGCCACCTCCTACCAGCCCGACCTGGAGCGGGTGAACGCCATCGTCGAGAAGCCGGCGCCCGAGGACGCTCCTTCGACCCTGGCCGTGGTCGGCCGCTATGTGCTCAACAACCGCATCTTCGACTACCTGGAAAACATCGGCCGCGGCGCCGGCGGCGAGATCCAGCTGACCGACGGCATCGCCGCGCTGATGCAGGCCGAGTCGGTGCTGGCCTACCGCTACCAAGGCCAGCGCTATGACTGCGGCTCCAAGCTGGGCTACCTGAAGGCCACCGTGGCCATGGGCCTGAAGCACCCGGAAACCGGCCCGGCCTTCGGCGAATTCCTCAAGGAAATCGGCGGCAGGCAGGACTGATGCCTCGCGCCCGGCCGCTTCCGCGGCGGCCGGCGCGGCAGGGAGGGATCACACAGGCGCTCGGCATGGACCGGGCGTCGTCTTTTGGAGTGCAAGCAACGATGGCTATTCGCGACATCCTCAAAATGGGCGACCCGCGCCTGCTGCGCCAGGCGCAAGCCGTGACGCAGTTCGGCACGCCCGAGCTGGCGGCGCTGGTGGACGACATGTTCGAAACCATGCGCGCCGTCAACGGCGCCGGCCTGGCGGCGCCGCAGATCGGCGTCGACCTGCAGCTGGTGATCTTCGGCTTCGGCAGCAACCAGCGCTACCCGGACGCGCCCGCGGTGCCGGAGACGGTGCTGATCAATCCGGTGCTCACGCCCTTGTCCGACGAGATCGAGGACGGCTGGGAAGGCTGCCTGTCGGTGCCCGGCATGCGCGGCGTGGTGCCGCGCTGGAGCCGCCTGCGCTATCAGGGCTACGACTTGCAGGGAGACGTCATCGACCGTACCGTCGACGGTTTCCATGCGCGCGTGGTGCAGCACGAGTGCGATCACTTGCAGGGCATCCTGTATCCGATGCGCATCCGCGACTTCGCGCAATTCGGCTTTACCGAAGTGCTGTTCCCTGAGCTGGATCCGAATCAGGACGATTGACCCGCGCAGGAACGGATAGGCAGAAAAAAGCCGCAACCAAGGTTGCGGCTTTTTCATGGGCGCTGGATGCGGTGCCTACTTCTCCGCCACGCGCATGGCGATGTGCGCCAGCGCCTCCTCCACCTGGTCGATCAGGATCAGGCACAGGTCGCCGGCCTGCAGCGAGGACAGCGCGGTGTCGATGGCCAGGAACTCGCCATAGATCTCCTTGACGTCGCTGGTGCGGGTGGCTTTTTCCAGGCCCTGGCGCAGCAGCGCGATCACCTCGCCGTCGACGCGACCGCGCTGGCATTGGTCCTGATAGAGCACCACTTCGTCGAAGGCGTCGCCCAGCAGTTCGGTCTGGCGCGTGATGTCGACGTCGCGGCGGTCGCCGGCGCCGCTGATGACCACCGAGCGGCGCTTGGCGGGCATGCTGTCGACCGCCTTGATCAGGGCGGCGATGGCGTCCGGGTTGTGGCCGTAGTCGGCGATCAGGGTGGCGCCCTTGTAGTCGAACATGTTGAAGCGGCCCGGGGCGGTGCCGCTGTCGCTGATGAAGCTGCTCAGCGCGGCGGTGATCTGCTCCCAGTCGAGGTTCAGCGCCCAGGCGGCGCCGACCGAGGCCATCACGTTCTCGACCTGGAAGCCGATGGCGCCGTTGCCGGTCAGCGGGATGCCGGACAGCTTCAGGCGCTTCTCGAGGTCACCCTGGGCGGCCACGATGGCGTCGCCGTCGCGGTAGACGATGCGGTGGCCCTGGGCGCGATGGGTGGCCATGATCGGGTGTTGCGGGTCGAGCGCGAAGAAGGTCACCGAGCCGGGGCAGGAGGAGGCCATCTTCGAGACCATCGGGTCGGCCGCGTTGAGCACTGCGGTGCCGGTCGGCGCGACGTTCTCGACGATCACGCGCTTGACCACGGCCAGGTCTTCCACGGTGCTGATGTAGGACAGACCCAGGTGGTCGCCCATGCCGATGTTGGTCACCACGGCCACGGCGCAGCGGTCGAAGCCCAGGCCCTCGCGCAGCACGCCGCCGCGGGCGGTTTCCAGCACCGCGGCGTCGACGTCGGGATGGAACAGCACGTTGCGCGCGCTGCGCGGGCCGCTGCAGTCGCCGGTGTCGGTGCGCAGGCCGTCGATGTAGACGCCGTCGGTGTTGGTCATGCCCACGCGCAGGCCGGTCTTGGCCAGCAGGTGGGTGATCAGGCGCACGGTGGTGGTCTTGCCGTTGGTGCCGGCCACCGCCACCACGGGGATGCGGCCGTCGTCGCCGTCCCCGTACATGGTGGAGATGATGGCTTCGCCGACGTCGCGGCTCTTGCCGTAGGAGGGCGTCAGGTGCATGCGCAGGCCGGGCGCGGCGTTGACTTCGACGATGCCGCCGCCTTGCTCTTCCATCGACATGTGCACCGAGTTGCAGACCACGTCGACGCCGCAGATGTCCAGGCCGACCATCTGCGCCGCGGCGATGGCGCGCGCGGCCATCTCGGGGTGGACGTCGTCGGTGACGTCGGTGGCGGTGCCGCCGGTGGACAGGTTGGCGTTGTTGCGCAGGACCACGCGCACGCCTTGCGCCGGAATGGCTTCAGGGTCGAGGTTCTGGCCAGCCAGCACCGAGAGGGCGATGTCGTCCAGGCGGATCTTGGTCAGCGAGGTGGCGTGGCCGTCGCCGCGCAGCGGGTCGGCGTTGACCTGGTCGATCAACTGGCGGATGGTGTGCACGCCGTCGCCGATGACTTGCGGCGGATCGCGGCGGGCTGCAGCCACCAGGGTCTTGCCGATCACCAGCAGGCGGAAGTCGTGGCCCGGGAGATAGCGTTCGACGATCACCTCGTCGCTGATGCGCGCGGCGTTGGCGAACGCGTGTTCGATCTGCGCGGGGGTACTGATGTTGACCGCCACGCCCTTGCCCTGGTTGCCGTCCAGCGGCTTGATCACCACGGCCGAGCCGATTTCCTCGGCGGCCTTCAACGCATCTTCCACGGTGGTGACCACGCGGCCGTTGGGCACCGGCACGCCGGCTGCGTGCAGCAGCATCTTGGTCAGGTCCTTGTCCTGCGCGATCGATTCGGCGATGGCGCTGGTATTGCTGGTCTCGGCGG
This genomic window contains:
- the galU gene encoding UTP--glucose-1-phosphate uridylyltransferase GalU, whose translation is MIKRIKKAVFPVAGLGSRFLPATKAQPKEMLPIVDKPLIHYAVEEAVAAGITEMVFITGRNKRAIEDHFDKAYELESELEAAGKQKLLEIVQNVVPKNVNCIFIRQSTPLGLGHAVLCARPVVGEEPFAVLLADDFMDTDPGVKPVLAQMTDIYTREGMSMLAVQEVPRAETKQYGIVSATSYQPDLERVNAIVEKPAPEDAPSTLAVVGRYVLNNRIFDYLENIGRGAGGEIQLTDGIAALMQAESVLAYRYQGQRYDCGSKLGYLKATVAMGLKHPETGPAFGEFLKEIGGRQD
- the def gene encoding peptide deformylase translates to MAIRDILKMGDPRLLRQAQAVTQFGTPELAALVDDMFETMRAVNGAGLAAPQIGVDLQLVIFGFGSNQRYPDAPAVPETVLINPVLTPLSDEIEDGWEGCLSVPGMRGVVPRWSRLRYQGYDLQGDVIDRTVDGFHARVVQHECDHLQGILYPMRIRDFAQFGFTEVLFPELDPNQDD
- the cphA gene encoding cyanophycin synthetase: MDVSRIRALRGPNLWCRHTAVEAIVSCPESERVVDDMPGFEVRLRARFPQIGFLEPDGGKQAVSMAHALAAAALALQSQAGCPVTFSRTVSTIETGIYQVVVEYSEEEVGRLAFDLALELCLAAQADTPFDLTAALSRIRELDEDVRLGPSTGSIVNAAAKRGIPFRRLTQGSMVQFGWGSRQKRIQAAETSNTSAIAESIAQDKDLTKMLLHAAGVPVPNGRVVTTVEDALKAAEEIGSAVVIKPLDGNQGKGVAVNISTPAQIEHAFANAARISDEVIVERYLPGHDFRLLVIGKTLVAAARRDPPQVIGDGVHTIRQLIDQVNADPLRGDGHATSLTKIRLDDIALSVLAGQNLDPEAIPAQGVRVVLRNNANLSTGGTATDVTDDVHPEMAARAIAAAQMVGLDICGVDVVCNSVHMSMEEQGGGIVEVNAAPGLRMHLTPSYGKSRDVGEAIISTMYGDGDDGRIPVVAVAGTNGKTTTVRLITHLLAKTGLRVGMTNTDGVYIDGLRTDTGDCSGPRSARNVLFHPDVDAAVLETARGGVLREGLGFDRCAVAVVTNIGMGDHLGLSYISTVEDLAVVKRVIVENVAPTGTAVLNAADPMVSKMASSCPGSVTFFALDPQHPIMATHRAQGHRIVYRDGDAIVAAQGDLEKRLKLSGIPLTGNGAIGFQVENVMASVGAAWALNLDWEQITAALSSFISDSGTAPGRFNMFDYKGATLIADYGHNPDAIAALIKAVDSMPAKRRSVVISGAGDRRDVDITRQTELLGDAFDEVVLYQDQCQRGRVDGEVIALLRQGLEKATRTSDVKEIYGEFLAIDTALSSLQAGDLCLILIDQVEEALAHIAMRVAEK